The Ziziphus jujuba cultivar Dongzao chromosome 1, ASM3175591v1 genome segment GAGTAATGACGGTTCCTGGAGTGATATCAGAGCTTGATGATGATCAGGCCAATAGTGTGTCGTCGGATGTTCCTTCCTCTCTTGTTCAGGACCGTATAATCATTGTTGCCAATCAGCTCCCAGTAAAAGCTAAGCGTCGACCTGATAATAAAGGCTGGAGTTTTAGTTGGGATGACGACTCATTGCTATTGCAATTGAAGGATGGTCTACCTGAAGATATGGAGGTTTTGTATGTGGGGTCATTGAGTGTCGATGTTGATCCCAGTGAACAAGATGATGTGTCGCAGCTTTTATTGGATAGGTTTAAGTGCGTTCCAGCCTTTTTACCACCTGACATTTTATCCAAGTTCTATCATGGGTTTTGCAAACAGCACTTGTGGCCACTTTTCCACTACATGCTTCCATTCTCAGCAAACCACGGAGGAAGGTTTGATCGGTCTCTGTGGGAGGCATATGTAGCAGCAAATAAGATTTTCTCTCAGAGGGTGATTGAGGTCATAAATCCTGATGACGACTATGTTTGGATCCATGATTACCATTTAATGGTGCTGCCTACCTTCCTGAGGAGGAGATTCAATAGACTGAGAATGGGGTTTTTTCTCCATAGCCCATTTCCTTCATCAGAAATATATAGGACTTTACCTGTCAGGGAAGAGATTCTAAAGGCACTTTTGAATTCTGACCTTATTGGTTTCCACACTTTCGATTATGCTCGGCATTTCTTGTCTTGTTGTAGTCGGATGTTGGGTCTGGAGTATCAATCGAAGAGGGGCTATATTGGTTTGGAATATTATGGGAGGACAGTTGGCATAAAAATAATGCCTGTTGGAATTCAAATGAAGCAGATCGAGTCAGTATTGAAACATGCAGATAAGGAGTGGAGGGTAGAAGAGCTCAAACAACAGTTTGAAGGAAAGACTGTATTGCTTGGAGTCGATGATATGGACATCTTTAAAGGTGTCAATCTAAAGCTGTTGGCGATGGAACAATTGCTGAAACAGCATTCAAAGTGGCAGGGAAAGGCAGTTTTGGTGCAGATTGCAAACCCTGCTAGAGGAAGAGGGAAAGACCTTGAGGAAATTCAAGCTGAAATACAGGCAAGCTGCAAGAGAATTAACGAAAAGTTTGGTCAACCTGGTTATGAACCAATAATCTTCATTGATAGGCCTATCTCTCTCAGTGAAAGATCTGCATATTACACTGTTGCTGAATGTGTTGTGGTCACTGCAGTGAGGGATGGGATGAATCTTACTCCATATGAATACATAGTGTGCAGGCAAGGAATCTCTGGGTCAGGGCCTGATTCGGAACACACTGGCCCCAAAAAAAGCATGCTAGTAGTTTCAGAGTTCATTGGATGTTCCCCCTCGTTGAGTGGTGCAATTCGAGTTAACCCATGGAATATTGAAGCAACTGCTGAGGCAATGAATGAGGCTATTTCTATGGCTGATTCTGAGAAGCAGATGCGGCATGAGAAGCATTATAGGTATGTTAGCACACATGATGTGGAGTACTGGTCAAGAAGCTTTTTCCAAGATATGGAAAGGACATGCAAAGACCATTTCCGAAGACGGTGCTGGGGGATCGGCTTGAGCTTCGGTTTTAGGGTTGTAGCACTTGATCCTAACTTCAGAAAGTTGTCTGTTGATAGCATTGTATCTGCATATTCGAGATCTAAAAATAGGGCTATATTGTTGGATTATGATGGTACTATGATGCCTCAAACGACCATTAATAAAGTTCCCAGTCCAGAGGTTATCTCCATCATAAATTCGCTCTGTGGAGATgctaaaaatacaatatttgtgGTAAGTGGGAGAGGAAGGGATAGTTTGGGCAAGTGGTTTACTCCTTGCAAGAAACTCGGAATTGCTGCTGAGCATGGTTATTTTATGAGGTatgctaatttatttatttttttccttcttctctttGCTTGTTTCTCATTTGCCATTGTGTCTTAATACCTTGCTTTTACAGGTGGTCTGCTGACAAGGATTGGGAAATTTGCGGGCAGAGTAGTGATTTTGGGTGGATTCAAATAGCTGAGCCAGTTATGAAATTGTACACAGAAGCAACGGATGGTTCTTCAATAGAAACCAAAGAAAGTGCCTTAGTATGGCACCATCGTGATGCAGACCCTGGCTTTGGATCCTGCCAGGCCAAGGAGATGTTGGATCACCTAGAAAGTGTACTAGCAAATGAGCCAGTTGCAGTGAAAAGTGGTCAGTTTATTGTAGAAGTAAAACCACAGGTAGGTTATCTCTATCCACTGTCATTAATTTAAGTTCCTTTTAGATATTGTGATTTATAAAAACTAAACTTTTCCAATCTTTTTGCCATCAGCACTTCCTATTTTCACTTATTCTGCACTAGCTAAAGTATATATTTCAA includes the following:
- the LOC107412323 gene encoding probable alpha,alpha-trehalose-phosphate synthase [UDP-forming] 7; translation: MMSKSYTNLLDLASGNFPVMVREKKRLPRVMTVPGVISELDDDQANSVSSDVPSSLVQDRIIIVANQLPVKAKRRPDNKGWSFSWDDDSLLLQLKDGLPEDMEVLYVGSLSVDVDPSEQDDVSQLLLDRFKCVPAFLPPDILSKFYHGFCKQHLWPLFHYMLPFSANHGGRFDRSLWEAYVAANKIFSQRVIEVINPDDDYVWIHDYHLMVLPTFLRRRFNRLRMGFFLHSPFPSSEIYRTLPVREEILKALLNSDLIGFHTFDYARHFLSCCSRMLGLEYQSKRGYIGLEYYGRTVGIKIMPVGIQMKQIESVLKHADKEWRVEELKQQFEGKTVLLGVDDMDIFKGVNLKLLAMEQLLKQHSKWQGKAVLVQIANPARGRGKDLEEIQAEIQASCKRINEKFGQPGYEPIIFIDRPISLSERSAYYTVAECVVVTAVRDGMNLTPYEYIVCRQGISGSGPDSEHTGPKKSMLVVSEFIGCSPSLSGAIRVNPWNIEATAEAMNEAISMADSEKQMRHEKHYRYVSTHDVEYWSRSFFQDMERTCKDHFRRRCWGIGLSFGFRVVALDPNFRKLSVDSIVSAYSRSKNRAILLDYDGTMMPQTTINKVPSPEVISIINSLCGDAKNTIFVVSGRGRDSLGKWFTPCKKLGIAAEHGYFMRWSADKDWEICGQSSDFGWIQIAEPVMKLYTEATDGSSIETKESALVWHHRDADPGFGSCQAKEMLDHLESVLANEPVAVKSGQFIVEVKPQEVSKGVVAEKIFTSMAERGKQADFVLCIGDDRSDEDMFETIGNAMTTGVLSSNTSVFACTVGQKPSKAKYYLDDTIDVINMLEALAEASDSAPTPDSESESSS